A genomic segment from Nonomuraea helvata encodes:
- a CDS encoding type II toxin-antitoxin system VapC family toxin: MLLADINVLVNAFRHESADHDRCHAFMEEMVNGDSSYAVSDFVVNGFIRMVTNRRVYKDPDDLERALIFAETYRNQPQASVVTPEGRHWEIFTRLCRQAGATGNLVPDVYLAALAIEHGCEFVSCDKDFARFQGLRWRSPLN; the protein is encoded by the coding sequence ATGCTGCTCGCTGACATCAACGTCCTCGTCAACGCCTTCCGGCACGAGTCCGCCGATCACGATCGCTGCCATGCGTTCATGGAGGAGATGGTGAACGGCGACTCGAGCTACGCCGTGAGCGACTTCGTCGTCAACGGCTTCATCCGGATGGTGACCAACCGGCGCGTCTACAAGGACCCCGACGACCTCGAGCGCGCTCTGATCTTCGCCGAGACCTACCGCAACCAGCCGCAGGCGTCGGTGGTCACCCCGGAGGGGAGGCATTGGGAGATCTTCACCCGGCTGTGCCGACAGGCGGGCGCCACCGGCAATCTCGTCCCCGATGTCTACCTCGCCGCACTCGCCATCGAGCACGGTTGCGAATTCGTGTCCTGCGACAAGGACTTCGCCAGGTTCCAGGGCTTGCGCTGGAGGTCGCCGCTCAACTGA
- a CDS encoding DUF6364 family protein translates to MRRTTVRIDETLLNEAKAYAARNGRSLNSVMEDALRQLLNRSTEAAERPRVELITSSSKAGLQPWVQERLDAGETLEQIAWDIDDEERFPELRNAAR, encoded by the coding sequence ATGCGGAGGACAACTGTGCGCATCGACGAGACGCTCCTCAACGAGGCGAAGGCGTACGCGGCACGTAACGGACGCAGTCTCAACTCAGTGATGGAGGACGCCTTGAGGCAGCTGCTCAACCGGTCCACGGAGGCCGCGGAGCGGCCCCGCGTGGAGCTGATCACTTCCAGCAGCAAGGCCGGGCTCCAGCCGTGGGTCCAGGAGCGACTCGACGCCGGTGAGACGCTGGAGCAGATCGCGTGGGACATCGACGATGAGGAGCGTTTCCCGGAGCTGCGCAATGCTGCTCGCTGA
- a CDS encoding acetyl-CoA synthetase produces MDPRTPCLIGIAQRTVREQPGPEPLDLWEETARAAAADARLPVERLDSIQIVYTDSWQYDSPVGRLAERLGATPRHRAYSKVGGTAPHLLIGEAAARIAAGDIDSALVTGAEALATRRAYRHAGEHVPWSHPAVPKPPYGWERPPHPSALAHGLFLPVHTYAIMETARRAASGLTVEEEMRDRGRMMAPMTEVAAANPYAWRRTVRTPDEIAHGDRFVGWPYTRNTVAVLEVDQAAAVVLVASELADRLGVPAGQRVYLRGWAYGEDTWEVAARPALGASEAIGKVAEAAFRRAGLGLDDMDALDVYSCFAVALRQACDAIGLDPLDRRGLTVTGGLPYAGGPASDYVLHSTATMAGLLRAQSGHGLVSGVGMHLTKHTYAVWSSEPGGRLGSAAPVFVAKEMPLVGAFDGDGVVAGYTVAHGRDGAAERGVLVAEVPGGRAYAVVEEAELLADAESRELVGQRVRLVSDGKVNVAAW; encoded by the coding sequence ATGGATCCACGCACCCCCTGTCTCATCGGCATCGCGCAACGCACGGTTCGCGAGCAGCCCGGCCCGGAACCGCTCGATCTGTGGGAGGAGACGGCCCGTGCCGCCGCCGCCGACGCCCGGCTCCCCGTCGAGCGGCTCGACTCGATCCAGATCGTCTACACCGACTCCTGGCAGTACGACTCCCCGGTCGGCCGCCTCGCCGAGCGCCTCGGCGCCACGCCGCGTCACCGGGCGTACTCCAAGGTCGGCGGTACGGCTCCGCACCTGCTCATCGGCGAGGCCGCGGCCAGGATCGCGGCGGGCGACATCGACTCCGCGCTGGTCACGGGGGCCGAGGCGCTCGCGACGCGCAGGGCGTACAGGCATGCGGGCGAGCACGTGCCGTGGAGCCATCCCGCCGTGCCCAAGCCCCCATACGGCTGGGAACGGCCGCCGCACCCGTCCGCGCTGGCCCACGGGCTGTTCCTGCCGGTGCACACTTACGCGATCATGGAGACGGCGCGGCGGGCGGCGTCCGGGCTCACGGTCGAGGAGGAGATGCGCGACAGGGGCCGGATGATGGCGCCGATGACCGAGGTGGCCGCCGCGAACCCGTACGCCTGGCGCAGGACAGTCCGCACCCCCGACGAGATCGCGCACGGCGACCGGTTCGTCGGCTGGCCCTACACCAGGAACACGGTGGCCGTGCTGGAGGTGGACCAGGCGGCGGCCGTCGTCCTGGTCGCCAGTGAGCTGGCTGACCGGCTCGGGGTGCCTGCCGGGCAGCGCGTTTACCTGCGCGGATGGGCGTACGGGGAGGACACCTGGGAGGTGGCCGCGCGGCCCGCGCTCGGTGCCTCGGAGGCGATCGGGAAGGTGGCCGAGGCCGCCTTCCGGCGCGCCGGGCTCGGGCTGGACGACATGGACGCGCTCGACGTCTACAGCTGCTTCGCGGTCGCGTTGCGCCAGGCGTGCGACGCGATCGGGCTCGACCCGCTGGACCGGCGCGGGCTCACGGTCACCGGCGGGCTGCCGTACGCGGGCGGGCCGGCCAGCGACTACGTGCTGCACTCGACGGCGACCATGGCGGGGCTGCTGCGGGCACAGTCGGGGCACGGGCTGGTGAGCGGGGTGGGGATGCATCTGACGAAGCACACGTACGCGGTGTGGTCCAGCGAGCCGGGCGGTCGGCTGGGGAGCGCGGCGCCGGTGTTCGTGGCCAAGGAGATGCCTCTCGTGGGCGCCTTCGACGGGGACGGGGTGGTGGCCGGGTACACGGTCGCGCACGGGCGGGACGGGGCCGCCGAAAGAGGGGTCCTCGTGGCCGAGGTGCCTGGCGGGCGGGCTTATGCCGTGGTGGAGGAGGCCGAGCTGCTGGCGGATGCGGAGTCGCGGGAGCTGGTGGGGCAGCGGGTGCGGCTGGTCAGCGACGGGAAGGTCAATGTGGCTGCGTGGTGA
- a CDS encoding serine protease, protein MFSRARRIAIPLAGLMAVGLVSGTAARATASPSDVVSQNAATPAEQAIQFWTPDRVKLATDYDDGLSLTSKGVKGTNDAPDGPPGSVPPIGEEKTKAKKSKHVNLPNTVGRVFFTLPKADPRDPRSWRYCSASSVQGKYRNLVATSAHCVYDTSKNTFYDNWIFIPSYWDGNNVWEGKAPYGIYAAKTFNAHDDFVVKEDYDFDYAFVNVYNGIKVTWEKVNGRWQWTVKNVGRLGDNVGGQGFTWNRSTKLNVFSFGYPAGEHPDGDKPYTGRTMKFCYGKTKPMPEARKYNLQEHIGFTCSFTAGASGGPFLYNYKSASRTGYLVGVNSVAWDTDGNDRYDYISSPYFNTDTYKVYKAAANRWTGNFR, encoded by the coding sequence ATGTTTTCCCGAGCAAGGCGCATCGCGATCCCGCTCGCCGGCCTGATGGCCGTCGGGCTGGTCAGCGGCACGGCGGCGCGCGCGACCGCATCCCCCTCAGACGTCGTCTCCCAGAACGCCGCCACCCCTGCCGAGCAGGCGATCCAGTTCTGGACGCCTGACCGCGTCAAGCTGGCCACCGACTACGACGACGGCCTCAGCCTGACCTCCAAGGGCGTCAAGGGCACCAACGACGCCCCTGACGGACCTCCCGGATCCGTCCCCCCGATCGGCGAGGAGAAGACCAAGGCCAAGAAGAGCAAGCACGTCAACCTGCCCAACACCGTCGGCCGCGTGTTCTTCACGCTGCCCAAGGCCGACCCGCGCGACCCGAGGAGCTGGCGTTACTGCTCGGCGAGCTCGGTGCAGGGCAAGTACCGCAACCTCGTGGCGACCTCCGCCCACTGCGTCTACGACACCAGCAAGAACACCTTCTACGACAACTGGATCTTCATTCCGTCGTACTGGGACGGCAACAATGTCTGGGAGGGCAAGGCGCCCTACGGCATTTACGCCGCCAAGACGTTCAACGCGCACGACGACTTCGTGGTGAAGGAGGACTACGACTTCGACTACGCGTTCGTCAACGTCTACAACGGCATCAAGGTCACCTGGGAGAAGGTCAACGGCCGGTGGCAGTGGACCGTCAAGAACGTCGGCCGCCTCGGTGACAACGTAGGCGGACAGGGCTTCACCTGGAACAGGAGCACGAAGCTGAACGTGTTCTCGTTCGGCTACCCGGCGGGCGAGCACCCCGACGGCGACAAGCCGTACACCGGGCGCACGATGAAGTTCTGCTACGGCAAGACCAAGCCGATGCCGGAGGCCAGGAAGTACAACCTGCAGGAGCACATCGGCTTCACGTGCTCCTTCACCGCGGGCGCGAGCGGCGGACCGTTCCTCTACAACTACAAGAGCGCGTCGCGCACCGGCTACCTGGTCGGGGTCAACAGCGTCGCGTGGGACACCGACGGCAACGACCGCTACGACTACATCTCGTCGCCGTACTTCAACACCGACACCTACAAGGTCTACAAGGCAGCGGCCAACCGCTGGACCGGCAACTTCCGTTGA
- a CDS encoding NUDIX domain-containing protein, with protein MIVTVSPEEIGAVLARYLAAAPHRGLATAPLIAALGMSGDVASRRTFPLHVTCSAVVVDAVGDVLMIWHREHGRWRLPGGHIEPEDPTMYGAALRGLEAVIGVAWYDTIPAVPDDDVPVDVNVHRVPASSVEGEPSHVHADFRYAFMADRGGMSVAGNAGTAFSWRPPYELLSPRFGASASRGVRFSCRGRSAKA; from the coding sequence GTGATCGTGACCGTTTCGCCTGAGGAGATCGGCGCCGTGCTGGCGCGGTATCTCGCCGCCGCTCCCCATCGAGGGCTCGCCACGGCTCCTCTGATCGCGGCTCTTGGGATGAGTGGCGATGTGGCTTCACGGAGGACGTTTCCTCTGCACGTCACCTGTAGCGCGGTCGTCGTGGATGCCGTCGGCGACGTCCTGATGATCTGGCACCGGGAGCACGGGCGGTGGCGCTTGCCTGGTGGGCATATCGAGCCGGAGGATCCCACCATGTACGGCGCCGCGCTGCGTGGGCTTGAGGCGGTGATCGGTGTTGCCTGGTATGACACCATCCCTGCGGTGCCGGACGATGACGTTCCGGTGGATGTCAACGTCCACAGGGTTCCCGCGAGCTCGGTGGAAGGTGAGCCGTCGCATGTGCATGCCGACTTCCGCTACGCCTTCATGGCCGACAGGGGCGGGATGTCCGTTGCGGGCAACGCGGGTACTGCGTTCTCCTGGCGGCCGCCGTACGAGCTGCTGAGTCCTCGTTTCGGCGCTTCCGCCTCCCGTGGAGTGCGCTTTTCCTGTCGCGGCCGCAGCGCGAAGGCGTAG
- a CDS encoding transposase produces MHRGDLTNAEWERLASLLPRGDKRDDRWEEHRMMINGALYQARTGLRWRHLPERFGCWVTVYRHQRHWTADGTWRRLLAAVETAQKNVPRARQDEAPETTQHPRPKRTTSDPVLISLRAHLTAIVRQRDL; encoded by the coding sequence ATGCATCGAGGCGATCTGACGAACGCCGAGTGGGAGCGACTCGCATCCCTGCTCCCCCGAGGCGACAAGCGCGATGATCGGTGGGAAGAACACCGCATGATGATCAACGGCGCGCTCTACCAGGCCCGCACCGGCTTGCGCTGGCGTCATCTCCCCGAGCGCTTCGGCTGCTGGGTGACCGTCTACCGGCACCAGCGTCACTGGACGGCCGATGGCACCTGGCGGCGACTGCTGGCCGCGGTTGAGACCGCCCAGAAGAACGTCCCTCGAGCGCGCCAGGACGAGGCTCCAGAGACAACACAGCACCCGCGGCCAAAGCGGACCACCAGTGATCCGGTGCTGATCAGCCTGCGCGCCCACCTGACCGCGATAGTCAGGCAGAGAGACCTCTAG
- a CDS encoding NAD(P)-dependent malic enzyme, which yields MTTGVAVAVTPASASVEKLDLDPAFALHRGGKLEVRSTVPVRDADDLSLAYTPGVARVCTAIAETPSLVNDYTWVSNVVAVVSDGTAVLGLGDIGPSAAMPVMEGKALLFKQFANVDAVPICLDCTDVDELVETVARLAPSFGGINLEDISAPRCFEVEDRLRARLDIPVFHDDQHGTAIVALAALQNAARLTGRSLGDLRAVVAGAGASGVAVTRILLEAGIGDIAVSDSKGMIYEGREGLNPVKEALARDTNRARHTGSTEDALAGADVFLGLSGSTVSEQAIASMAPDAIVFALSNPTPEVHPEVAARHVKVVATGRSDFPNQINNVLAFPGVFRGALDVRASSITENMKVAAADALAGVVGDDLSPTYVIPSPFDERVAPAVTAAVSAQARADGVARL from the coding sequence ATGACTACAGGGGTCGCTGTGGCTGTCACGCCCGCTTCTGCTTCCGTTGAGAAACTCGATCTCGATCCGGCTTTCGCGCTGCACCGCGGCGGCAAGCTGGAGGTCCGCTCGACCGTTCCCGTCCGCGACGCGGACGACCTCTCGCTCGCCTACACGCCCGGCGTGGCCCGCGTCTGCACCGCCATCGCCGAGACGCCCTCGCTGGTCAACGACTACACCTGGGTCTCCAACGTGGTCGCCGTCGTCTCCGACGGCACCGCCGTGCTCGGCCTGGGCGACATCGGCCCCTCCGCCGCCATGCCGGTCATGGAGGGCAAGGCGCTGCTGTTCAAGCAGTTCGCGAACGTCGACGCCGTCCCCATCTGCCTCGACTGCACCGACGTCGACGAGCTCGTCGAGACCGTCGCGCGCCTCGCGCCGTCGTTCGGCGGCATCAACCTGGAGGACATCAGCGCCCCCCGCTGCTTCGAGGTCGAGGACCGGCTGCGTGCGCGGCTCGACATCCCCGTCTTCCACGACGACCAGCACGGCACCGCCATCGTGGCGCTGGCCGCGCTCCAGAACGCCGCCCGCCTGACCGGGCGCTCGCTGGGCGACCTGCGCGCCGTCGTGGCCGGAGCGGGCGCGTCCGGCGTCGCGGTCACCCGCATCCTCCTGGAGGCGGGCATCGGCGACATCGCGGTCTCCGACTCCAAGGGCATGATCTACGAGGGCAGGGAGGGGCTCAACCCCGTCAAGGAGGCCCTCGCCCGCGACACCAACCGCGCGCGTCACACCGGCTCGACGGAGGACGCGCTGGCCGGCGCCGACGTGTTCCTCGGGCTGTCCGGGTCCACCGTCTCCGAGCAGGCCATCGCCTCCATGGCCCCCGACGCCATCGTCTTCGCCCTGTCCAACCCCACGCCCGAGGTCCACCCCGAGGTGGCCGCCAGGCACGTCAAGGTCGTGGCCACCGGGCGCTCCGACTTCCCCAACCAGATCAACAACGTGCTCGCGTTCCCCGGGGTGTTCAGGGGCGCCCTGGACGTGCGTGCCTCCTCCATCACCGAGAACATGAAGGTGGCCGCGGCCGACGCGCTGGCGGGCGTGGTCGGCGACGACCTCTCGCCGACGTATGTCATCCCGAGCCCGTTCGACGAGCGCGTGGCGCCCGCCGTGACGGCCGCCGTCTCGGCCCAGGCCCGGGCCGACGGCGTCGCCCGCCTCTGA
- a CDS encoding ABC transporter substrate-binding protein, which translates to MALSPKGRRGYAAGALALIAAFTLSACGGGSGSSSGSTTSASASAAGGVKLVQPGKLTVCTNIPYEPFQFKDASGKIVGFDVDIVDLAAKKLGVTQNIVDIDFAVIKSGAAMAAGKCDVAAAGMTITPERKQNIDFSDPYFDATQALLAKKGTGAKSLEDVKAKNLKLGAQASTTGLDYVKKQGLNPTEYADSAKELLALQAGQADVIVQDLPVVLTWLKKPEIAAKFELIGSLDTGEQYGIGLKKGADPALLKTINEEIAKAKQDGTYEKIYVKWFGKKPGELG; encoded by the coding sequence ATGGCCCTCAGTCCCAAGGGCCGCCGTGGCTACGCCGCCGGCGCGCTCGCCTTGATCGCTGCTTTCACGCTGTCCGCGTGCGGCGGCGGCTCCGGCTCGAGCTCCGGCAGCACGACCAGCGCGAGCGCCTCCGCGGCAGGCGGTGTCAAGCTGGTGCAGCCCGGGAAGCTCACGGTCTGCACGAACATCCCGTACGAGCCGTTCCAGTTCAAGGACGCCAGCGGCAAGATCGTCGGCTTCGACGTGGACATCGTCGATCTCGCCGCGAAGAAGCTGGGTGTGACCCAGAACATCGTGGACATCGACTTCGCCGTCATCAAGAGCGGCGCGGCCATGGCGGCCGGCAAGTGCGACGTGGCCGCCGCCGGCATGACGATCACTCCCGAGCGCAAGCAGAACATCGACTTCTCCGACCCGTACTTCGACGCCACGCAGGCGCTGCTGGCCAAGAAGGGCACGGGCGCCAAGTCGCTCGAGGACGTCAAGGCCAAGAACCTCAAGCTGGGCGCCCAGGCCAGCACCACGGGCCTCGACTACGTCAAGAAGCAGGGCCTCAACCCCACCGAGTACGCCGACTCGGCCAAGGAGCTGCTGGCTCTGCAGGCCGGGCAGGCCGACGTGATCGTGCAGGACCTCCCGGTCGTGCTCACCTGGCTGAAGAAGCCGGAGATCGCCGCGAAGTTCGAGCTGATCGGCAGCCTGGACACCGGCGAGCAGTACGGCATCGGCCTGAAGAAGGGCGCCGACCCGGCGCTGCTCAAGACGATCAATGAAGAGATCGCCAAGGCCAAGCAAGACGGCACCTACGAGAAGATCTACGTGAAGTGGTTCGGCAAGAAGCCCGGCGAGCTGGGCTGA
- a CDS encoding amino acid ABC transporter permease — translation MADQPKTAEPARARLSPRKKQRISRGVQYVVLVVALVALVLYADWGGLAQNFAKADVARHALPDLFTIALRNTIIYAVGGFAFSFVLGLLLALMRLSQVRPYRWIAIVYIEIFRGLPALLIFLMITFLPLALPGFQVPFGTYGQGILGLGLVGAAYQAEVFRAGLQAVPKGQTEAARSLGMSATRAQVTVVIPQAVRMVIPPTTNQFVALLKDSSLVLFLGVSGEYVELAKFGNDLASQYANATPIMVAGVTYLIVTIPLGYLASRLERRKGSAR, via the coding sequence ATGGCCGACCAGCCGAAGACGGCTGAGCCTGCCCGCGCCAGGCTCAGCCCTCGGAAGAAGCAGCGGATCAGCCGGGGCGTCCAGTACGTCGTCCTGGTCGTCGCGCTCGTCGCCCTGGTCCTGTACGCGGACTGGGGCGGCCTGGCCCAGAACTTCGCCAAGGCGGACGTCGCGCGTCACGCGCTGCCCGACCTGTTCACGATCGCGCTGCGCAACACGATCATCTACGCGGTCGGGGGGTTCGCCTTCTCGTTCGTGCTGGGGCTGCTGCTCGCGCTCATGCGGCTCTCGCAGGTCCGGCCGTACCGGTGGATCGCGATCGTCTACATCGAGATCTTCCGCGGGCTCCCCGCGCTGCTGATCTTCCTGATGATCACGTTCCTGCCTCTCGCGCTGCCCGGCTTCCAGGTGCCCTTCGGCACGTACGGACAGGGCATCCTGGGGCTGGGTCTGGTCGGGGCGGCGTACCAGGCGGAGGTCTTCCGCGCGGGCCTGCAGGCCGTGCCGAAGGGTCAGACCGAAGCGGCCAGGTCGCTGGGTATGTCGGCCACCCGGGCGCAGGTCACCGTGGTGATCCCCCAGGCCGTGCGCATGGTCATCCCGCCCACCACCAACCAGTTCGTGGCCCTGCTCAAGGACTCCTCGCTGGTGCTGTTCCTCGGTGTCTCGGGCGAGTACGTCGAGCTGGCCAAGTTCGGCAACGACCTGGCTTCCCAGTACGCCAACGCCACGCCCATCATGGTCGCGGGCGTGACGTACCTGATCGTCACGATCCCGCTGGGATACCTCGCGTCCCGGCTTGAGCGACGTAAGGGGAGCGCCCGATGA
- a CDS encoding amino acid ABC transporter ATP-binding protein, whose product MTHAIDVRDLHKYFGQNEVLKGINLAVETGQVVCVIGPSGSGKSTLLRCVNLLEQPTKGTVFVRGVEVTDPDADIDAVRRHIGMVFQQFNLFPHMTALQNVMIAQQRVLKRSKKEAEVVARENLEKVGVGDKCDALPGQLSGGQQQRVAIARALAMNPDLMLFDEPTSALDPELVGDVLTVMRKLAEEGMTMLVVTHEMGFAREVADRVVFMDGGVIVEDGAPAQVIGDPQQERTRSFLRRVLHPEE is encoded by the coding sequence ATGACGCACGCGATCGACGTCAGGGACCTGCACAAATACTTCGGTCAGAACGAGGTGCTCAAGGGCATCAACCTGGCGGTCGAGACCGGGCAGGTGGTCTGCGTCATCGGCCCTTCGGGGTCGGGCAAGTCGACCCTGCTGCGCTGCGTGAACCTGCTGGAGCAGCCCACCAAGGGCACGGTGTTCGTACGAGGGGTCGAGGTGACCGACCCCGACGCCGACATCGACGCCGTCAGGCGGCACATCGGCATGGTCTTCCAGCAGTTCAACCTCTTCCCGCACATGACGGCGCTGCAGAACGTCATGATCGCCCAGCAGCGGGTGCTGAAGCGGAGCAAGAAGGAAGCCGAGGTCGTCGCGAGGGAGAACCTGGAGAAGGTGGGCGTCGGCGACAAGTGCGACGCCCTGCCGGGCCAGCTCTCGGGCGGTCAGCAGCAGCGCGTGGCGATCGCCAGGGCGCTGGCCATGAACCCGGACCTGATGCTGTTCGACGAGCCCACCTCGGCGCTCGACCCCGAACTGGTGGGCGACGTGCTCACCGTCATGCGGAAGCTGGCGGAGGAGGGCATGACCATGCTCGTGGTCACCCACGAGATGGGCTTCGCCCGTGAGGTGGCCGATCGGGTGGTGTTCATGGACGGCGGCGTGATCGTCGAGGACGGCGCTCCCGCGCAGGTCATCGGCGACCCGCAGCAGGAACGCACCCGCTCCTTCCTGCGCCGCGTCCTTCACCCGGAGGAGTAG
- a CDS encoding CGNR zinc finger domain-containing protein, with protein sequence MDLTSYAEWALRLVNDPDPPPELRELRDELAAVFDAAEDEQAAVERLNALLVRYPVRPQLTDHDGRGWHLHLAEQDAAGAVMGLAAVVAELGVDRLGRCQEPRCRQAFLDTSSNRSRRYCSPRCASRANVAAFRARQRNGS encoded by the coding sequence ATGGACCTCACCTCTTACGCCGAGTGGGCGCTCCGCCTGGTCAACGACCCGGACCCGCCACCCGAGCTGAGAGAGCTGCGGGACGAGCTGGCCGCCGTCTTCGACGCGGCCGAGGACGAGCAGGCCGCGGTCGAGCGGCTGAACGCCCTGCTGGTGCGCTATCCCGTACGCCCCCAGCTCACCGACCACGACGGCCGGGGCTGGCACCTCCACCTGGCCGAGCAGGACGCCGCCGGCGCCGTGATGGGCCTGGCCGCGGTGGTGGCGGAGCTGGGCGTCGACCGGCTCGGCCGGTGCCAGGAGCCGCGCTGCCGGCAGGCGTTCCTGGACACCTCGTCCAACCGCTCCCGCCGCTACTGCTCGCCCCGCTGCGCCAGCCGCGCGAACGTGGCCGCCTTCCGCGCCCGGCAGAGGAACGGCTCCTGA
- a CDS encoding S24 family peptidase yields MRVLEEIMRVRVEGDSMRPALVPGDWLLVRRNAAVRPGDLVVARLPGDPGRLIVKRAQWHGADGWWLESDNQRASGRRDSWDFGPVQDIVGRVVLRYWPLLRRDR; encoded by the coding sequence GTGCGCGTCCTTGAGGAGATCATGAGAGTGCGTGTCGAGGGCGATTCGATGCGTCCCGCGCTGGTCCCCGGCGACTGGCTCCTGGTACGCAGGAACGCCGCCGTCCGTCCGGGCGACCTCGTGGTGGCCAGGCTCCCCGGCGACCCCGGCCGCCTGATCGTGAAACGGGCACAGTGGCACGGTGCCGACGGCTGGTGGCTGGAGAGCGACAACCAGCGGGCGAGCGGGCGCCGCGACAGCTGGGACTTCGGCCCCGTCCAGGACATCGTGGGACGGGTCGTGCTGCGCTACTGGCCCCTGCTGCGACGAGACCGCTGA
- the sodN gene encoding superoxide dismutase, Ni encodes MLARLLRPKQVASAHCDLPCGVYDPAQARIEAESVKAIMEKYAGNEDPVFRARALTIKEERAELVKHHLWVLWTDYFKPPHLEQYPQLHQLFWDATKLAGAAGAKGTVDVAKAEDLLGKIDEIAKIFWETKAA; translated from the coding sequence ATGCTCGCACGACTGCTACGACCCAAGCAGGTCGCCTCCGCGCACTGTGACCTGCCCTGTGGGGTCTACGACCCCGCTCAGGCCCGCATCGAGGCCGAGTCGGTCAAGGCGATCATGGAGAAGTACGCAGGCAACGAGGACCCGGTCTTCCGCGCCCGCGCGCTGACCATCAAGGAGGAGCGCGCCGAGCTGGTCAAGCACCACCTGTGGGTGCTGTGGACCGACTACTTCAAGCCACCGCACCTCGAGCAGTACCCTCAGCTCCACCAGCTCTTCTGGGACGCCACGAAGCTCGCGGGCGCCGCCGGCGCCAAGGGCACCGTCGACGTCGCCAAGGCCGAGGACCTGCTGGGCAAGATCGACGAAATCGCCAAGATCTTCTGGGAGACCAAGGCGGCCTAA
- a CDS encoding anti-sigma factor: MTEETETRAEGVAGIRDVVSIRLPAASAYLSVLRTATAGLAARLDFTLDEIEDLRIAVDEACAMLLTEAVPGTDLTAEFELTGQEMQVRVEVATVGSSAPKRDDFAWMVLTALADEVEAVAPSQGSPDTMAIVLRKRRGAAQRSAGPA, from the coding sequence GTGACCGAGGAAACCGAGACGCGCGCGGAGGGCGTGGCCGGCATCCGCGACGTGGTGAGCATCAGGCTCCCCGCCGCAAGTGCCTACCTGTCTGTGCTGCGTACGGCTACCGCCGGGCTGGCGGCGCGGCTTGACTTCACGCTCGACGAGATCGAGGATCTGCGGATCGCGGTCGACGAGGCGTGCGCCATGCTGCTGACGGAGGCGGTGCCCGGCACCGACCTGACCGCCGAGTTCGAGCTGACCGGGCAGGAGATGCAGGTGAGGGTCGAGGTCGCGACCGTCGGCAGCTCCGCGCCCAAGCGCGACGACTTCGCCTGGATGGTGCTGACCGCCCTGGCGGACGAGGTGGAGGCGGTGGCGCCTTCCCAGGGCTCCCCCGACACAATGGCGATCGTCCTGCGTAAGCGCCGCGGCGCGGCCCAGAGATCGGCAGGGCCGGCGTGA
- a CDS encoding RNA polymerase sigma factor SigF produces MATSEHAVPDRVRARMLFAELAELGPEEPRRQRIRDELVELHLPLVEYLARRFRNRGEWLDDLTQVATIGLIKSIDRFDLNRGVEFSTYATPTIVGEIKRHFRDKGWAVRVPRRLQELKLSLTKAISDLSQREGRAPTVAELASYLKMTEEEVLEGLESANAYSTVSLDAPDSGDDDAPAVSDSLGIVDESLEGVEYRESLKPLLERLPPREKRILLLRFFGNMTQSQIATELGISQMHVSRLLARTLAQLREGLTAED; encoded by the coding sequence ATGGCCACCAGCGAACACGCCGTGCCCGACAGGGTGCGTGCCCGCATGCTCTTCGCCGAGTTGGCCGAGTTGGGCCCTGAGGAGCCGCGCCGCCAGCGCATCAGAGATGAGCTGGTCGAGCTTCACCTTCCCCTGGTCGAATACCTGGCCCGTCGCTTTCGGAACAGGGGCGAGTGGCTCGACGACCTGACCCAGGTCGCCACCATCGGCCTGATCAAGTCCATCGACCGCTTCGACCTCAACCGCGGCGTCGAGTTCTCCACGTACGCCACGCCCACCATCGTCGGCGAGATCAAGCGCCATTTCCGCGACAAGGGCTGGGCGGTGCGCGTGCCGCGCCGTCTGCAGGAGCTGAAGCTCTCGCTGACCAAGGCGATAAGCGATCTGTCGCAGCGCGAGGGCCGCGCGCCGACCGTGGCCGAGCTGGCCTCCTACCTCAAGATGACCGAGGAGGAGGTGCTCGAGGGCCTCGAGTCGGCCAACGCGTACTCGACCGTGTCACTCGACGCGCCCGACTCCGGCGACGACGACGCCCCCGCGGTGTCCGACTCGCTCGGCATCGTGGACGAGTCGCTCGAGGGCGTCGAATACCGCGAGTCGCTCAAACCGCTGCTCGAGCGGCTGCCGCCACGCGAGAAGCGCATCCTGCTGTTGCGCTTCTTCGGCAACATGACGCAGTCGCAGATCGCCACCGAGCTGGGCATCTCGCAGATGCACGTCTCGCGCCTGCTGGCCCGCACGCTGGCCCAGCTGCGCGAGGGCCTGACCGCCGAAGACTAG